A single bacterium DNA region contains:
- the rsmI gene encoding 16S rRNA (cytidine(1402)-2'-O)-methyltransferase has protein sequence MSGKLSLVATPIGNLGDITVRALETLKAADLIACEDTRHSAKLLQHYEIRKPLLSLHEHNERSRVAAILAKLEGGAHIALVSDAGTPLVSDPGFRLARAVIEAGHELESLPGPCAAINALLLSGLPTDSFYFVGFLPPKSAARRRRFQELAEFPSTLIFYESPHRIQKFLDEAFEILGPRPIAVAREMTKKFEEIYRGPLKKAGEMPLRSWKGEFVVLIAPT, from the coding sequence ATGAGCGGGAAGCTTTCCTTGGTCGCCACGCCGATCGGCAATTTGGGCGACATCACGGTGCGGGCCTTGGAGACGCTCAAGGCCGCCGACTTGATCGCCTGCGAAGACACCCGGCACAGCGCCAAATTGCTCCAGCATTACGAAATACGGAAGCCGCTGCTCAGCCTCCACGAGCACAACGAGCGTTCGCGAGTGGCGGCCATTCTGGCCAAGCTGGAGGGGGGCGCCCACATCGCCTTGGTGAGCGATGCCGGGACGCCGCTCGTCTCCGATCCCGGCTTTCGCCTGGCCCGGGCAGTGATCGAGGCCGGCCACGAGCTCGAGTCCTTGCCGGGCCCCTGCGCCGCAATCAACGCGCTTTTGCTGAGCGGCTTGCCCACCGACAGCTTTTACTTCGTGGGTTTCCTGCCGCCGAAGAGCGCGGCCCGGCGCCGCCGCTTCCAAGAGCTGGCCGAATTTCCTTCGACCCTCATCTTCTATGAGTCGCCCCACCGGATCCAAAAATTCCTCGACGAGGCTTTCGAGATCCTGGGGCCCCGGCCCATCGCGGTGGCCCGCGAGATGACTAAGAAATTCGAGGAGATTTACCGGGGTCCCTTGAAAAAAGCCGGTGAAATGCCGCTTCGCTCCTGGAAGGGCGAGTTCGTGGTGCTGATTGCCCCAACTTAA